From the genome of Planctomycetia bacterium, one region includes:
- a CDS encoding vitamin B12-dependent ribonucleotide reductase, with the protein MANLAVESRPGVPSRASQSPRRFQRGLVFDSVFCPTEVADPFETITWDLRTAVIKDESGGVLFEQKDCEVPEHWSQLATNVVVSKYFYGENGTPERERSVRQLIHRVSRTIADWGIKDGYFATPEDGERFYRDLTWLCVHQHGAFNSPVWFNVGLFHQYGVKGTKCNWFWNPETNTVEQPENPYAYPQGSACFIQSVQDNMEDIMELARSEAMLFKFGSGTGTDLSTLRSHREKLSGGGRPSGPLSFMRVYDQIAAVVKSGGKTRRAAKMQSIKVWHPDVMEFIECKAKEEKKARVLIEKGGYESNFNGEAYSSILFQNANLSVRLTDEFMQAVNEDKEWRTHWVTNPSKDGPVFQARDVIAKMAECAWFCGDPGVQYDTTINRWHTCPNSGRINASNPCSEYMFLDDTACNLASINLMKFRQEDGSFDVERFHHACRVFFVAQEILVDHASYPTKRISHNSHLYRPVGLGYANLGSFIMASGFPYDSEGAYALSGALTALLHGNANLTSAELAASVGTFERFPENREPMLRVMQMHRDAVEQINPECPTYLHEAARKLWDEVLDAGQRFGYRNAQATVLAPTGTISFLMDCDTTGIEPDIALVKYKQLAGGGMLKIVNNTVPLALKTLGYDQPKIESIVAYINREDTIEGCADLHDEHLAVFDCAFTPANGSRSINWRAHVRMMAAAQPFLSGAISKTVNMPRDTTPADVADAYIEGWRLGLKALAIYRDGSKESQPLNTSSEASKAAAKQVATPRRERLPDTRNSITHKFNIAGHEGYITVGLYDDGRPGELFITMAKEGSTIGGLMDCFGTAVSMSLQYGVPLEVYVNKFSHTRFEPLGYTNNPDIRMAKSIVDYIFRWLGMTFLPGFREASLGLPAAGGKGESANAAGSGDDADPDSKPAAKKAGGQSVGRGTPSVAKSEATSARLQSSAVPTNGRGPNGHTNGKSSGTNGHGTNGNSTARQDAGANAADSQAALLERAGVALRAKPSAKAHLTGQGDQFAGFQLDAPSCDMCGAITVRNGNCYLCHNCGNSMGCS; encoded by the coding sequence ATGGCCAATCTCGCTGTTGAATCGCGTCCCGGCGTCCCTTCCCGTGCCTCGCAGAGCCCACGCCGGTTTCAGCGCGGTCTCGTGTTTGATTCCGTCTTCTGCCCGACCGAGGTCGCCGATCCGTTCGAGACCATCACTTGGGATCTCCGCACCGCGGTGATCAAGGACGAGTCCGGCGGCGTGCTGTTCGAGCAGAAGGATTGCGAAGTCCCCGAACATTGGAGCCAACTGGCCACCAACGTCGTGGTCAGCAAGTACTTCTACGGCGAGAACGGCACCCCGGAGCGCGAGCGGAGCGTCCGGCAACTGATTCACCGTGTCAGCCGCACGATCGCCGATTGGGGCATCAAGGACGGCTATTTCGCCACGCCCGAAGACGGCGAGCGTTTCTACCGCGACCTGACCTGGCTCTGCGTCCACCAGCACGGGGCGTTCAACTCGCCGGTCTGGTTCAACGTCGGGCTGTTCCACCAGTACGGTGTAAAGGGGACGAAGTGCAACTGGTTCTGGAACCCGGAGACCAACACGGTTGAGCAGCCGGAGAACCCGTACGCGTATCCGCAGGGTTCGGCCTGCTTTATCCAGAGCGTGCAGGACAACATGGAAGACATCATGGAGCTCGCCCGCAGCGAGGCCATGCTGTTCAAGTTCGGCTCCGGCACCGGGACCGATCTTTCCACGCTCCGCTCGCATCGCGAGAAGCTCTCCGGCGGCGGTCGCCCTTCCGGCCCGCTGTCATTCATGCGGGTGTACGACCAGATCGCGGCCGTGGTGAAGAGCGGCGGCAAGACCCGTCGCGCCGCCAAGATGCAATCGATCAAGGTCTGGCACCCCGACGTGATGGAATTCATCGAGTGCAAAGCCAAGGAAGAAAAGAAGGCCCGCGTGCTGATCGAGAAGGGAGGCTACGAATCGAACTTCAATGGCGAAGCGTATAGCTCCATTCTGTTCCAGAACGCCAACCTCTCGGTCCGCCTGACCGACGAGTTCATGCAGGCCGTGAACGAAGACAAAGAATGGCGCACGCACTGGGTCACCAATCCGTCCAAGGACGGCCCGGTGTTCCAGGCCCGCGACGTGATCGCCAAAATGGCCGAGTGCGCCTGGTTCTGCGGCGATCCGGGCGTGCAATACGACACGACGATCAACCGCTGGCACACCTGCCCGAACTCGGGCCGCATCAACGCCAGCAATCCGTGCTCGGAATACATGTTCCTCGACGACACGGCCTGCAACCTGGCGAGCATCAACCTGATGAAGTTCCGCCAGGAAGACGGCTCATTCGACGTCGAACGCTTCCATCACGCCTGCCGCGTGTTCTTCGTGGCCCAGGAGATCCTGGTCGATCACGCCAGCTATCCCACGAAGCGGATCTCCCATAACAGCCACCTGTACCGCCCGGTTGGCCTCGGGTACGCGAACCTGGGCAGCTTCATCATGGCGAGCGGTTTCCCGTACGATTCGGAAGGCGCCTATGCTCTTAGCGGAGCGCTGACCGCTTTGCTGCACGGCAACGCCAACCTGACCAGCGCCGAATTGGCCGCCTCGGTCGGCACGTTCGAGCGTTTCCCGGAAAATCGCGAACCGATGCTCCGCGTCATGCAGATGCATCGCGACGCGGTTGAGCAGATCAATCCGGAATGCCCGACGTATCTGCACGAAGCCGCCCGCAAGCTCTGGGACGAAGTGCTCGACGCCGGCCAGCGGTTCGGCTACCGCAACGCCCAGGCCACAGTGCTCGCGCCCACCGGCACGATCAGCTTCCTGATGGATTGCGACACCACGGGCATCGAGCCGGACATCGCGCTCGTGAAATACAAGCAACTGGCCGGCGGTGGGATGTTGAAGATCGTCAACAACACCGTGCCGCTCGCCTTGAAGACGCTCGGTTACGACCAGCCGAAGATCGAATCGATCGTCGCGTATATCAATCGCGAAGATACGATCGAAGGGTGCGCCGACCTGCACGACGAGCACCTCGCCGTGTTCGATTGTGCCTTCACGCCGGCCAATGGCTCCCGCTCGATCAACTGGCGGGCGCACGTCCGCATGATGGCGGCCGCGCAGCCGTTCCTCTCGGGGGCGATCTCCAAGACCGTCAACATGCCGCGCGACACGACGCCGGCCGACGTGGCCGACGCCTACATCGAAGGTTGGCGGCTGGGCCTCAAGGCGCTGGCGATTTATCGCGACGGCTCGAAGGAAAGCCAGCCGCTCAACACCTCAAGCGAAGCGTCGAAGGCCGCCGCCAAGCAGGTCGCCACGCCGCGACGCGAACGGCTGCCCGATACGCGGAACTCGATCACGCACAAGTTCAACATCGCCGGGCACGAAGGGTACATCACCGTCGGGCTCTACGACGACGGCCGCCCCGGCGAGTTGTTTATCACCATGGCCAAGGAAGGGAGCACCATCGGCGGTTTGATGGATTGCTTCGGCACCGCGGTCTCGATGAGCCTGCAATACGGCGTGCCGCTCGAGGTCTACGTCAACAAGTTCTCGCACACGCGGTTCGAGCCGTTGGGTTACACCAACAACCCGGACATCCGCATGGCGAAGAGCATCGTCGATTACATCTTCCGCTGGCTGGGCATGACCTTCCTGCCCGGCTTCCGCGAGGCGTCGCTGGGGCTCCCAGCGGCGGGCGGGAAAGGAGAGTCGGCCAACGCGGCCGGCTCGGGAGATGATGCCGACCCTGATTCCAAGCCCGCCGCCAAGAAGGCCGGCGGGCAGTCCGTGGGGCGAGGAACGCCAAGTGTCGCGAAGTCGGAAGCCACAAGCGCTCGGCTGCAGTCGTCGGCCGTGCCGACCAACGGCCGTGGGCCGAACGGGCACACGAACGGGAAATCGTCTGGGACGAACGGCCATGGCACGAACGGAAACAGCACGGCGCGTCAGGACGCCGGCGCGAATGCGGCCGACAGCCAGGCCGCGCTCCTGGAGCGGGCAGGCGTAGCGCTCCGCGCGAAGCCATCCGCCAAGGCGCACCTCACGGGGCAAGGCGATCAATTCGCCGGCTTCCAACTCGACGCTCCCTCCTGCGACATGTGCGGCGCCATCACGGTCCGCAACGGCAACTGCTATCTCTGCCACAACTGCGGCAACAGCATGGGCTGTTCGTAG
- a CDS encoding protocatechuate 3,4-dioxygenase, producing the protein MSLRPLFISRRQFVGGAAALSMAAWYTPGAMAEELTRTPQQTEGPFYPDHLPLDTDNDLLIVNDNLSPAVGEITHLTGRILDASGNPVRNAAVEIWQVDNNAVYLHTQGGDRATLDKNFQGFGRFVTGSSGEYYFRTIKPVVYPGRTPHIHMAVKIRGQDKFVTQCYVKGAKENERDGVLRGIRDEKQRESVIVDFAKIPDSKIGELAANFDVILGFTPEG; encoded by the coding sequence ATGTCGTTGCGCCCCCTGTTCATTTCCCGCCGGCAATTTGTTGGCGGCGCCGCCGCTCTGTCGATGGCCGCCTGGTACACGCCCGGCGCGATGGCCGAGGAACTTACCCGCACGCCACAGCAAACCGAGGGGCCGTTTTACCCGGATCACTTGCCGCTCGATACCGATAACGACCTGCTGATCGTCAACGACAACCTCTCGCCGGCCGTTGGCGAAATCACGCACCTGACCGGGCGCATCCTCGACGCCAGCGGCAATCCCGTTCGCAACGCGGCCGTGGAGATCTGGCAGGTCGATAACAACGCCGTGTATCTGCACACACAAGGCGGCGACCGCGCCACGCTCGACAAGAATTTCCAGGGCTTCGGCCGCTTCGTCACCGGTTCCTCGGGCGAGTACTACTTCCGCACGATCAAGCCCGTCGTCTACCCGGGCCGCACGCCGCACATCCACATGGCGGTGAAGATCCGCGGCCAGGACAAATTCGTCACGCAATGTTACGTGAAAGGCGCCAAGGAAAACGAACGCGACGGCGTCCTCCGCGGCATCCGCGACGAGAAGCAACGCGAAAGCGTGATCGTCGACTTCGCCAAGATCCCGGATTCCAAAATCGGCGAACTGGCCGCGAACTTCGACGTGATTTTGGGCTTCACGCCGGAGGGGTGA
- the rsfS gene encoding ribosome silencing factor, with translation MAISSIPQDSRHAGRADRARELAMAAARIALENRGRDVTVLDMREVSPMFDFFVLATGTSRRQLHAMSAEIQHAYRDEFGEQRMGMEGYAESRWILLDYGDVVIHLFDDAAREYYCLEQLWSDAPVTKVE, from the coding sequence TTGGCGATTTCCAGCATTCCGCAGGATTCCCGGCATGCCGGTCGAGCGGACCGTGCCCGGGAACTGGCCATGGCCGCCGCACGTATCGCCCTGGAGAACCGCGGACGCGATGTGACGGTCCTCGACATGCGCGAAGTCTCGCCCATGTTCGACTTCTTTGTCCTGGCTACCGGCACCAGCCGCCGCCAATTGCACGCCATGAGCGCGGAGATCCAGCACGCCTACCGCGACGAATTCGGCGAGCAACGTATGGGCATGGAGGGTTACGCCGAAAGTCGTTGGATCCTGCTGGATTACGGCGACGTGGTGATCCATCTGTTCGATGACGCGGCGCGGGAGTACTACTGCCTCGAGCAGCTCTGGTCCGACGCGCCGGTGACGAAAGTCGAATAG
- the lipA gene encoding lipoyl synthase, protein MNLLPVLENLPIVSSPVASEPRLPRWLKRNVPLGNANHFTANLLEELRLETVCDNAKCPNRMECYSQKTATFMILGNVCTRPCGFCAVAKGKTSTLEADEPERVAEAAFRLGLKHVVITSVTRDDLPDGGAEHFYRSVVAVRERTGAAVEVLTPDFLHCREALDRVVEAAPEVFNHNTETVPRLYREVRGRKSDYRWTLGLLKRVRELNPAIKTKSGLMLGLGETREELFDTLADLLEVGCELLTLGQYLQPSPEHLPVVRYVPPDEFDELGRAAKAMGFTQVASGPFVRSSYHAREMAEAE, encoded by the coding sequence ATGAATCTGTTGCCGGTGTTGGAAAATCTGCCGATCGTCAGTTCGCCCGTTGCGTCGGAGCCGCGGTTGCCGCGGTGGTTGAAGCGGAATGTGCCGCTCGGGAACGCCAATCACTTCACGGCGAATCTCCTGGAAGAACTGCGATTGGAGACGGTTTGCGACAACGCCAAGTGTCCGAACCGGATGGAGTGCTACAGTCAGAAAACCGCCACGTTTATGATCCTGGGGAACGTCTGTACGCGGCCCTGCGGTTTCTGCGCGGTCGCCAAGGGAAAGACGTCAACGCTCGAAGCCGACGAACCGGAACGCGTCGCGGAAGCGGCGTTTCGGCTGGGACTTAAGCACGTCGTCATCACCTCGGTCACACGCGACGATCTGCCGGATGGCGGCGCCGAACATTTTTATCGTTCCGTCGTGGCGGTTCGCGAGCGGACCGGCGCCGCGGTGGAAGTGCTGACGCCGGATTTTCTCCATTGCCGCGAGGCGCTCGACCGCGTGGTTGAAGCCGCGCCCGAGGTGTTCAATCACAACACGGAAACCGTGCCTAGGCTTTATCGTGAAGTCCGCGGGCGGAAATCAGATTACCGCTGGACCCTGGGACTGCTCAAACGCGTCCGGGAGTTGAACCCGGCGATCAAAACCAAGAGCGGGCTGATGCTGGGCCTCGGCGAAACGCGCGAAGAATTATTCGACACGCTCGCCGACTTGTTGGAAGTCGGCTGCGAACTGCTAACGCTGGGGCAATACCTGCAACCCTCGCCCGAACACTTGCCCGTCGTCCGTTACGTGCCGCCGGATGAGTTCGACGAATTGGGACGTGCGGCCAAGGCGATGGGCTTCACGCAGGTGGCCAGTGGGCCGTTTGTACGTTCGAGCTACCACGCTCGCGAAATGGCGGAAGCGGAGTGA
- a CDS encoding HAD family hydrolase: protein MSDERMQKRRPAIFLDRDGTVNEERHYLSDPALVALTESVAQGIAAANAAGVLVVVVTNQAGVGRGYFKLEAVAAVNRRIEELLAAESARIDRFYFCPHHPREGIGEYLVDCDCRKPKPGMLRRAAEELGIDLSDSFLIGDTRTDLEAGAAAGCRTMLVRTGHGVAVNISPEDNAALNLVGILPNAFEAISRALQLASSP from the coding sequence ATGAGTGATGAACGGATGCAAAAACGGCGGCCGGCGATTTTTCTTGATCGCGATGGGACCGTCAATGAGGAGCGACACTATCTTTCGGACCCGGCGCTGGTCGCGCTGACGGAGAGCGTCGCGCAAGGGATTGCGGCGGCGAATGCGGCGGGGGTCCTCGTCGTGGTGGTGACCAATCAGGCTGGCGTGGGGCGCGGGTATTTCAAGCTCGAAGCTGTCGCAGCGGTGAATCGCCGCATCGAGGAATTGCTGGCGGCCGAGTCGGCGCGGATTGATCGATTTTATTTTTGTCCACATCATCCGCGCGAAGGCATCGGCGAATATCTCGTCGATTGCGATTGCCGCAAGCCGAAGCCGGGGATGTTGCGGCGCGCGGCCGAGGAACTCGGCATCGACCTCAGCGATTCATTTCTGATCGGCGACACGCGTACCGATCTCGAAGCCGGCGCCGCGGCGGGATGCCGGACGATGCTCGTGCGCACCGGCCACGGCGTGGCGGTGAACATTTCGCCGGAGGATAACGCGGCGCTGAATCTCGTGGGCATCCTGCCGAACGCCTTCGAAGCGATCTCTCGCGCGCTACAATTGGCAAGTTCGCCGTAG
- a CDS encoding UbiD family decarboxylase yields the protein MPYRTLRDCVDDLARHGQLVRIDAEVDPRLEVAEIQRRVYQSGGPALYFSRPQGSRFPLVSNLFGTLDRARFIFRDTLDQVRRLVELKIDPTRAAKSPLKYAAALRGAWNMRPKFVSRAAVMRHETTIDQLPQIVCWPDDGGAFVTLPQVYTEHPDLPGWRHSNLGMYRVQLSGGEYARNREVGMHYQIHRGIGVHHSAAIRRGERLRVNVFVGGPPAMAVSAVMPLPEGLSELAFAGALGGRRVPLVASPGQLPIHAEADFVIAGYIDPARTLPEGPFGDHLGYYARVHDFPVLTVEHVYHREGAIWPFTVVGRPPQEDTTFGQLIHEITGPIIPTVLPGVKAVHAVDAAGVHPLLLAIGSERYVPYATRRQPQELLTQANAILGQGQMSLAKYLLIVAHEDQPELEIHDISAFLCHLLERVDWSTDLHFQTRTTIDTLDYSGTGLNAGSKLVIAAAGPARRELATSLPANLSLPDGFSDPRLAMPGVVTIKAPKFFPSENDAAIAHFCDQASGFDDRYPLVVLVDDSEFASRTLNNFLWVTFTRSNPAADVHGCGSFIEQKHWGCRGPLVIDARIKPHHAPPLVEDPEVTKRVDAMAARGGPLHGLIA from the coding sequence TTGCCGTACCGCACCCTCCGAGACTGCGTTGACGACCTCGCCCGGCACGGCCAGCTCGTGCGCATCGACGCCGAGGTCGATCCCCGACTGGAAGTGGCGGAAATCCAACGCCGAGTTTACCAGTCGGGGGGGCCGGCGCTGTATTTTTCCCGGCCGCAGGGCAGCCGCTTCCCGCTGGTCTCGAACTTGTTTGGCACGCTCGATCGCGCACGATTCATCTTTCGCGACACGCTCGATCAAGTACGACGATTGGTCGAACTCAAGATCGATCCCACGCGCGCGGCCAAATCACCGCTCAAATATGCCGCGGCGCTGCGCGGAGCGTGGAACATGCGTCCCAAGTTCGTCTCGCGCGCCGCGGTGATGCGGCACGAGACGACCATCGATCAACTCCCGCAGATCGTCTGCTGGCCCGACGATGGCGGCGCATTTGTCACGCTGCCGCAGGTTTACACCGAGCATCCGGATCTGCCCGGCTGGCGGCACTCCAACTTGGGCATGTATCGCGTCCAACTCTCCGGCGGCGAGTACGCGCGGAATCGCGAAGTCGGTATGCACTACCAGATTCATCGCGGGATTGGCGTCCATCATTCCGCGGCGATTCGTCGCGGCGAACGCTTGCGCGTCAACGTTTTCGTCGGCGGCCCACCGGCGATGGCGGTCTCGGCCGTGATGCCGTTGCCGGAAGGCCTCAGTGAATTGGCTTTCGCCGGGGCGCTTGGCGGTCGTCGCGTTCCATTAGTCGCGTCGCCAGGGCAATTGCCGATTCACGCCGAAGCCGATTTCGTCATCGCCGGGTACATCGATCCCGCGCGCACCTTGCCCGAGGGCCCGTTCGGCGATCACCTTGGCTACTACGCGCGGGTGCATGACTTCCCGGTGCTGACGGTTGAACACGTTTATCATCGCGAGGGGGCGATTTGGCCGTTCACCGTCGTGGGGCGGCCGCCGCAAGAGGACACGACCTTTGGGCAGTTGATCCACGAAATCACCGGGCCGATCATTCCCACGGTGTTGCCCGGCGTGAAAGCGGTTCATGCCGTTGATGCCGCAGGCGTACATCCACTGCTGCTGGCGATCGGCAGCGAGCGCTACGTCCCCTATGCGACGCGCCGTCAGCCGCAGGAACTATTGACGCAAGCCAATGCCATTCTCGGCCAGGGCCAGATGTCGCTGGCGAAATACCTGCTCATCGTCGCGCACGAGGATCAACCCGAACTCGAGATTCACGACATCTCGGCCTTCTTGTGCCATCTGCTGGAACGCGTCGACTGGTCCACCGACTTGCATTTCCAGACGCGCACCACGATCGACACGCTCGATTACTCCGGGACGGGACTTAATGCCGGATCGAAGTTGGTCATCGCGGCGGCCGGCCCAGCGCGGCGTGAACTCGCGACTTCACTGCCGGCGAACCTGTCCCTGCCGGACGGTTTTTCCGATCCCAGGCTCGCGATGCCGGGAGTGGTGACGATCAAAGCGCCCAAGTTTTTCCCGAGCGAAAACGATGCGGCGATCGCGCACTTTTGCGACCAAGCGAGCGGTTTCGACGACCGCTATCCGCTCGTCGTGCTCGTCGACGACAGCGAGTTCGCATCACGTACTTTGAACAACTTCCTCTGGGTGACGTTCACGCGCAGTAACCCGGCCGCGGACGTGCATGGCTGCGGCAGCTTCATCGAGCAAAAGCACTGGGGCTGCCGAGGCCCGCTGGTGATCGACGCAAGAATCAAACCGCATCACGCGCCACCGCTGGTGGAAGACCCGGAGGTGACGAAGCGCGTTGATGCCATGGCGGCACGCGGTGGGCCGCTGCACGGCTTGATCGCATAG
- a CDS encoding SPFH domain-containing protein produces the protein MLEHNLLLAQGELLSGPMLYIAIGVVFVAMAFFSFVIMVTKCYKRCPSNRVLCIYGKGTGGGGEAAKCVHGGARIVIPLLQDYAYLSLEPIQIEVPLRGALSAENIRVNVPSVFTVAIGTHPEVMQNAAIRLLGLNTNEVKKQAEDIIFGQMRQVIASMQIEAINRNREAFLENIQSSLEPELKKIGLVLINVNITDITDESGYIEAIGQKAASQAIQQARGDVAEQERLGETRVAEAHRDQAIQVAGANKEKAIGTRDADREQAVRVAELEKLQAIGEQTAAFERQAQVKAAEREMRIKLAAADAQAIEGENTAQATIAASQAALLVKKAEAFQLGETRKREAEAAVEEAQSRAMAKAALAMAEQVEAERRAEVEAPAKADKARVIVEAEAAAEKRRIEAVAEAGAIYAKLEAEARGQYEILAKKGEGFQRIIAACGSSQDAFQLLMLEHLEALANASAQAISKIKFDKVVVWENGGSNGTTATANFLQGMARTLPPMMQVMKDIGGVEIPESLIKFKGGTTSEEEKNGAATTTSAP, from the coding sequence ATGCTTGAACACAATCTTTTGTTGGCGCAAGGCGAATTGCTGAGCGGCCCGATGTTGTACATTGCCATCGGCGTGGTGTTCGTGGCGATGGCGTTTTTCTCCTTCGTGATCATGGTCACGAAGTGCTACAAGCGCTGCCCCAGCAACCGCGTGCTGTGCATCTATGGTAAGGGCACCGGCGGCGGCGGCGAGGCGGCCAAGTGCGTCCACGGTGGCGCGCGGATTGTGATTCCGCTGTTGCAGGACTACGCCTACCTGAGCCTGGAACCGATTCAAATCGAAGTTCCGCTCCGCGGCGCTCTCTCAGCGGAGAACATCCGCGTCAACGTGCCGAGCGTATTCACCGTGGCCATCGGCACGCATCCGGAAGTCATGCAGAACGCGGCGATCCGCTTGCTCGGCTTGAACACCAACGAAGTCAAGAAACAAGCGGAAGACATCATCTTCGGTCAGATGCGGCAAGTGATCGCCTCGATGCAGATCGAAGCGATCAATCGCAATCGCGAAGCGTTTCTGGAGAATATCCAGAGCTCCCTCGAACCGGAGTTGAAGAAAATCGGCCTGGTGCTGATCAACGTCAACATCACCGACATTACCGACGAATCAGGCTATATCGAAGCCATCGGCCAGAAGGCGGCGTCGCAGGCCATTCAACAAGCACGCGGCGACGTTGCCGAGCAGGAACGCTTGGGCGAAACCCGCGTCGCCGAGGCGCATCGTGATCAGGCGATTCAAGTCGCCGGCGCGAACAAGGAGAAAGCGATCGGCACCCGGGACGCCGACCGGGAACAAGCGGTGCGCGTCGCCGAATTGGAAAAACTCCAAGCGATCGGCGAACAAACCGCGGCGTTCGAACGTCAGGCGCAGGTGAAAGCGGCCGAGCGCGAAATGCGGATCAAGCTCGCCGCGGCCGACGCCCAGGCGATCGAAGGCGAAAACACGGCACAGGCGACGATCGCGGCCTCGCAGGCAGCGTTGCTGGTCAAGAAGGCGGAAGCCTTCCAATTAGGCGAAACTCGCAAACGCGAAGCGGAAGCTGCGGTTGAAGAAGCGCAAAGCCGCGCGATGGCCAAGGCCGCGCTCGCGATGGCCGAGCAGGTCGAAGCCGAACGCCGCGCCGAAGTCGAAGCACCCGCCAAGGCCGACAAAGCCCGTGTGATCGTCGAAGCCGAAGCGGCCGCCGAGAAACGTCGCATCGAAGCCGTGGCCGAAGCCGGCGCGATTTACGCCAAGCTCGAAGCCGAAGCCCGCGGCCAATACGAAATCCTCGCCAAGAAGGGCGAAGGCTTCCAGCGGATCATCGCGGCCTGCGGCAGTTCGCAGGACGCGTTCCAGCTCTTGATGCTCGAACACCTGGAAGCGCTCGCCAACGCCAGCGCTCAGGCCATCTCGAAGATCAAGTTCGACAAGGTTGTAGTCTGGGAAAACGGCGGCTCCAACGGAACCACGGCGACCGCCAACTTCCTGCAAGGCATGGCTCGCACCCTGCCCCCGATGATGCAAGTGATGAAAGACATCGGCGGCGTGGAGATCCCAGAATCGCTGATCAAATTCAAAGGCGGCACGACCAGCGAAGAGGAAAAGAACGGGGCGGCGACGACCACGAGCGCGCCGTAG
- a CDS encoding Uma2 family endonuclease — protein sequence MATDNPTSDVPFSPGLGHIPHLLTAADLAAMPSELPSGPVRFELDNGVLITMSPPGGEHGFAENVIARELGNQGQVTGLGISVCGEVGIILRRNPDRVVGADVAYFSKSKFPVKRSREGYYETIPDLVVEVESKNDTRAYLKRKVSDYHLAGVSIVWIVNPKKRTLVEYRAGLAPVTFDEAATVELPGLIPGFRLRLADVFNDPSV from the coding sequence ATGGCCACTGACAATCCAACATCGGATGTCCCGTTCTCGCCTGGACTGGGACACATTCCGCATTTACTTACGGCGGCCGACCTGGCCGCAATGCCGAGCGAACTTCCATCGGGGCCGGTGCGCTTTGAGCTTGATAATGGAGTGCTTATTACGATGTCGCCGCCAGGTGGTGAACATGGTTTTGCGGAAAACGTAATTGCTCGCGAGCTTGGAAACCAGGGCCAGGTGACGGGGCTCGGCATTTCCGTATGCGGCGAAGTCGGAATCATCCTACGCCGGAATCCAGATCGAGTCGTCGGGGCCGATGTCGCCTACTTTTCCAAATCGAAATTTCCCGTTAAGCGATCACGGGAGGGTTACTACGAAACGATTCCGGACTTGGTTGTCGAAGTCGAGAGCAAGAACGACACGCGAGCCTACCTGAAGCGCAAAGTCAGCGACTACCATCTGGCTGGCGTGTCGATCGTGTGGATCGTCAATCCGAAGAAGCGCACGCTCGTGGAATATCGTGCCGGACTTGCCCCTGTAACATTCGACGAAGCCGCGACGGTCGAGTTGCCTGGACTCATTCCCGGATTCCGGTTGCGGCTTGCTGATGTGTTTAACGACCCATCCGTGTAG